A single Prochlorococcus marinus XMU1410 DNA region contains:
- a CDS encoding riboflavin synthase, which produces MFTGIIQSVGKLRQEKNILEIEILDNLFDMAIGDSIAVDGICLTVKEIFQNKFTVDVSEETLKKTTLGVKSNLNQIVNLEPALRVSDRLGGHIVSGHVDGLGTVENIEKLEKSWLLSIKWKNNNFSKYVVNKGSICVNGISLTIAKYEREGEIFTIAIIPHTWYNTNLNKLNIGDSVNLEADALIKYVEKLLLFNQKSNQDLSSNNISSEWLKENGW; this is translated from the coding sequence ATGTTTACAGGAATAATTCAATCAGTTGGAAAACTAAGACAAGAAAAAAATATTTTAGAAATTGAAATTCTAGATAATTTATTTGATATGGCAATTGGTGACAGCATAGCTGTTGATGGAATTTGTTTGACAGTTAAAGAGATTTTTCAAAATAAATTTACTGTTGATGTTAGTGAGGAGACATTAAAAAAAACAACTTTAGGAGTAAAGTCGAACCTGAATCAGATTGTTAATTTGGAGCCCGCTCTTAGGGTTTCGGACCGTTTAGGAGGGCATATAGTCAGCGGACACGTTGATGGCCTTGGAACAGTTGAGAATATAGAAAAATTAGAGAAATCTTGGCTATTATCAATAAAGTGGAAAAATAATAATTTTTCAAAATATGTAGTTAATAAAGGGAGTATTTGTGTAAATGGTATAAGTCTTACGATTGCAAAATATGAGAGGGAAGGAGAAATATTTACTATTGCGATAATTCCTCATACTTGGTATAACACAAATCTGAATAAATTAAATATCGGCGATAGCGTTAACCTTGAGGCAGATGCACTAATTAAATATGTAGAGAAATTACTTTTATTTAATCAAAAAAGTAATCAAGATTTATCTTCTAATAATATTTCTTCCGAGTGGCTTAAAGAAAACGGTTGGTAA
- a CDS encoding AbrB family transcriptional regulator has product MLEGKELLEKAKLLSKKSEDEIAKGCGYVGPSGRILRKSFYRALIEAKGYKIGKSRFGKNGNRASRGRQTEFKTKVHGNGNLLIGHAYTKKLGIEPGQEFKIDLKKESKTIYLIPLN; this is encoded by the coding sequence ATGCTAGAAGGAAAAGAACTTCTTGAAAAAGCAAAGTTATTAAGTAAAAAATCTGAAGATGAGATCGCAAAAGGTTGTGGGTACGTAGGTCCAAGTGGAAGAATCTTAAGAAAAAGTTTTTATAGGGCGCTTATCGAAGCTAAGGGTTACAAAATAGGAAAGAGTCGTTTTGGGAAAAATGGTAATAGAGCTTCAAGAGGCAGACAGACAGAATTCAAAACTAAAGTTCATGGCAATGGGAACCTATTAATTGGTCATGCCTACACCAAAAAATTAGGTATAGAACCTGGTCAGGAATTTAAAATCGATCTTAAAAAAGAGTCAAAAACAATTTATCTGATTCCATTAAATTAA
- a CDS encoding NAD(P)H-quinone oxidoreductase subunit N, with amino-acid sequence MPNEIFTINLNAQAIIPEAFILLGIVGTLLVDLAGEKTASKWAPIICYLSIGSSLVSLALQWSNPVESAFLGSFNSDNLAIAFRAIISLSTLISLLISWRYTEQSGSPIGEFAAIVLSATLGAMLLCGSTDLISVFISLETLSVASYLLSGYLKRDPRSSEAALKYLLVGSAAAAVYLYGSSFLYGLSGSTNLTTIGLEIINKPSFITSLALVFVLSTVAFKIAAVPFHQWTPDVYEGSPTPVVAFLSVGSKTAGFAFAIRILSTTFSSFDEEWKLLFTILAILSMALGNVVALAQTSMKRMLAYSSIGQAGFVMIGIVSGTQDGLSAAVLYLAAYLFMNLGAFSCVILFSLRTGSDRILDYSGLYQKDPLITLGLSLCLLSLGGLPPMLGFFGKIYLFFAGWANHQYLLVIVGLVTSVISIYYYISVIKMMVVKEPQEASEIVKSYPEINWGVVGLPPLRIALYTCVAVTALGGILSNPLFKLANTAVSETPFLQDIIATANNIS; translated from the coding sequence GTGCCCAACGAAATCTTTACAATTAATTTAAATGCTCAAGCCATTATTCCAGAGGCTTTTATTTTATTAGGTATTGTTGGAACACTTCTTGTAGATTTAGCTGGAGAAAAAACTGCCTCAAAATGGGCACCAATAATTTGCTATTTATCAATTGGCAGCTCTCTCGTTAGTTTGGCATTGCAATGGAGTAATCCTGTAGAAAGCGCATTCCTTGGGTCTTTTAATTCAGATAATTTGGCAATCGCATTTAGAGCAATAATTTCTTTATCAACTTTAATATCTTTACTTATAAGTTGGCGTTATACAGAACAAAGTGGTAGCCCAATTGGCGAGTTTGCTGCGATAGTTCTTTCGGCCACCCTTGGAGCAATGCTTTTGTGTGGATCTACTGACCTTATTAGTGTATTTATATCTCTGGAAACTTTATCTGTAGCAAGTTACTTGCTTTCTGGTTACCTCAAGAGAGATCCAAGAAGTTCAGAAGCGGCCTTAAAATACCTCCTTGTTGGATCAGCTGCTGCTGCGGTCTATTTGTATGGATCCTCTTTTCTTTATGGATTAAGTGGTTCAACAAACTTAACGACCATAGGTTTAGAAATTATCAATAAGCCATCCTTTATTACTTCACTAGCTCTTGTATTTGTCTTGTCAACAGTTGCCTTTAAAATTGCTGCTGTTCCCTTTCATCAATGGACTCCTGATGTATATGAGGGTTCACCTACACCTGTAGTAGCTTTTTTATCTGTTGGTTCAAAAACAGCTGGCTTTGCATTTGCAATACGAATATTAAGCACAACTTTCTCTTCTTTTGACGAAGAATGGAAACTTTTATTTACCATTTTGGCAATATTGAGCATGGCTCTAGGAAATGTTGTAGCTCTAGCTCAAACCTCCATGAAAAGGATGCTAGCTTACAGTTCTATTGGACAAGCAGGATTTGTAATGATTGGAATAGTATCTGGTACACAAGATGGTTTATCAGCTGCTGTTTTATATTTGGCTGCATATTTATTTATGAATTTGGGTGCATTTTCTTGTGTAATACTTTTCTCACTAAGAACTGGCTCCGACAGAATTCTTGATTACTCAGGACTTTACCAAAAAGATCCTCTCATTACATTAGGCTTAAGCCTTTGTCTTCTATCTCTTGGAGGGTTACCTCCAATGTTGGGATTTTTTGGAAAGATATACTTGTTCTTTGCAGGTTGGGCAAATCATCAATATCTACTAGTAATTGTTGGATTAGTAACTTCAGTTATATCTATTTATTACTACATTTCAGTGATAAAAATGATGGTAGTTAAAGAACCACAGGAAGCTTCTGAAATAGTCAAATCATATCCAGAAATTAATTGGGGAGTTGTAGGATTACCTCCCTTGAGAATTGCACTTTATACTTGCGTGGCGGTAACTGCTCTTGGAGGAATCCTATCTAATCCTCTTTTTAAATTAGCCAATACAGCAGTGTCAGAAACTCCTTTCTTACAAGATATTATTGCTACAGCAAACAATATTTCCTAG
- a CDS encoding ABC transporter ATP-binding protein: protein MSKKVASLENISKTYGKEDLTVKALDSINLEIYKGDYLAVMGASGSGKSTAMNIIGCLDRPSEGIYKLNGIPVENLSDDELAEIRNQKLGFVFQQFHLLSDATALENVTLPMIYAGIEPEQRLERGKNALKKVGLSERMNNRPNQLSGGQQQRVAIARAIINNPAILLADEPTGALDSKTTEDVLDLFDKLHESGITIVLVTHEDEVANRAKKIAKFKDGRIVELKVN from the coding sequence ATGTCTAAGAAAGTTGCAAGTTTAGAAAATATATCTAAAACATATGGGAAAGAGGATTTAACTGTCAAAGCCTTAGACAGCATAAATTTAGAAATTTATAAAGGTGATTATTTAGCTGTAATGGGAGCAAGTGGCTCAGGTAAAAGTACAGCTATGAATATTATTGGATGTTTAGATAGACCATCTGAAGGTATTTATAAATTAAATGGTATTCCTGTTGAGAATTTATCTGATGATGAGCTCGCGGAAATACGTAACCAAAAATTAGGTTTCGTTTTTCAACAATTTCATCTTCTTTCAGACGCAACTGCACTTGAAAACGTAACTTTGCCCATGATTTATGCTGGTATTGAGCCTGAGCAAAGATTAGAGCGAGGTAAGAATGCCTTAAAAAAAGTTGGTCTTTCAGAAAGGATGAATAATCGCCCAAACCAATTATCAGGGGGCCAACAACAACGAGTTGCTATTGCGAGGGCTATTATCAATAACCCTGCAATTTTGTTAGCCGACGAACCTACTGGAGCACTAGATTCAAAAACCACTGAAGATGTATTAGATCTTTTTGACAAACTGCATGAATCTGGAATAACTATAGTTTTAGTTACGCATGAAGATGAAGTTGCAAATCGGGCAAAAAAAATAGCTAAATTTAAGGATGGAAGAATAGTTGAATTAAAAGTTAATTAA
- a CDS encoding DUF2232 domain-containing protein, with translation MKITTKTEALNIVETSYLASLSSLLWVALYYLPIGGALLRLILPLPMILLHLRRGSKIALEGLLIQFLLLFIIMGPVRGTLFLFPYGILAFWLGWCWFKEKSWKLSLTGGVVIGTLGFLIRVIALSTLVGDNLWVLITRASYGLIEKLIGLFNLPLYPSILSIQLGAILLIIFQEIVYVLTVHVVAYSLFPRFKLTIPDPPRLLNSLVDFKN, from the coding sequence ATGAAAATAACAACAAAAACTGAAGCATTAAATATTGTCGAGACCTCTTATTTAGCATCTCTTTCGTCTTTATTATGGGTTGCATTATATTATCTGCCAATTGGGGGAGCTTTATTAAGGTTGATTTTACCCCTCCCAATGATCTTGTTGCACTTGAGAAGGGGAAGTAAAATTGCATTGGAAGGACTTTTAATACAATTTCTACTTTTATTCATAATTATGGGTCCTGTTAGAGGAACTTTATTTTTATTTCCTTATGGGATTTTGGCTTTTTGGCTAGGTTGGTGTTGGTTTAAAGAAAAGAGTTGGAAGCTTAGTTTAACTGGGGGAGTTGTTATTGGAACCCTTGGCTTCTTAATAAGAGTAATAGCATTATCTACTTTGGTTGGAGATAATCTTTGGGTGTTAATTACTAGAGCGAGTTATGGTCTAATAGAAAAGTTAATTGGATTATTTAATTTACCTTTATATCCCTCAATTTTGAGTATACAACTAGGTGCAATTTTATTAATAATTTTTCAAGAAATAGTTTATGTTTTAACTGTACATGTAGTTGCCTATTCTCTGTTTCCTAGATTTAAATTAACCATCCCAGATCCTCCAAGATTGTTAAATAGCTTAGTTGATTTTAAGAATTAG
- a CDS encoding aldo/keto reductase, whose translation MIINSQKRSFGRGAKVSLFTLGTMRATESLEKMHSIIKNAYYVGINHIETAPSYGDAESLIGNSIKKLAIEENIKEKNWVITSKVLPKGDFDFLKNNFKKSLKNLNREKINNLAIHGLNLKQHLDWVLSGEGKKFISWILEKELVDQVGFSSHGSYSLIQDAINCEVFTFCSLHLHYLDQSKIALAEEAIKKGMGVLAISPADKGGRLYSPSDILIEASKPFHPLELAYRFLLAKGITTLSLGATNKKDFEFAHKLRNSFEKLTKLEKSALNKIEEVSNERLNSTKCEQCRSCLPCPNEVPIPEILRLRNISVGYGQLEFAKERYNLIGKAGHWWEEKNSSFCQECNKCIPKCPSKLDIPNLLKETHNFLIENPTKRLWG comes from the coding sequence ATGATTATTAATTCACAAAAAAGATCATTTGGTAGAGGCGCGAAAGTGAGCTTATTCACTTTGGGGACAATGCGAGCAACTGAAAGTCTCGAAAAAATGCATAGCATAATAAAAAATGCATATTATGTAGGAATTAACCACATAGAAACAGCACCCTCTTATGGTGATGCTGAATCACTTATTGGAAATTCAATAAAAAAATTAGCAATAGAAGAGAATATAAAAGAAAAAAATTGGGTGATTACTTCCAAAGTTTTACCAAAGGGTGATTTTGACTTTTTAAAAAATAATTTTAAAAAGTCTCTTAAAAATTTAAATCGCGAGAAAATTAATAATCTTGCAATTCACGGACTCAACTTAAAACAACATCTAGATTGGGTTCTATCTGGAGAGGGTAAGAAATTCATTTCTTGGATACTTGAGAAGGAACTAGTTGATCAAGTCGGTTTTAGTTCTCACGGAAGTTATTCACTAATTCAAGATGCAATTAACTGTGAAGTTTTTACTTTTTGTAGTCTTCATTTACATTATTTAGATCAATCTAAGATTGCTTTAGCAGAGGAAGCTATAAAAAAAGGTATGGGAGTTTTAGCGATATCACCTGCAGATAAAGGCGGTAGATTGTATTCTCCAAGTGATATTTTGATAGAGGCCTCTAAGCCTTTTCATCCATTAGAATTAGCGTATCGATTTCTTCTCGCAAAAGGCATTACAACATTATCCTTAGGGGCGACAAACAAAAAAGATTTTGAATTTGCGCATAAACTTAGAAACTCATTTGAGAAGCTTACAAAACTTGAAAAAAGCGCCCTTAATAAAATTGAGGAAGTTTCTAATGAAAGATTAAACTCAACCAAATGTGAACAATGTAGATCTTGTCTACCATGTCCAAATGAAGTGCCTATTCCAGAAATACTTCGTTTAAGAAATATATCTGTTGGTTATGGCCAATTAGAATTTGCAAAAGAAAGATACAATTTAATAGGAAAAGCTGGCCACTGGTGGGAAGAAAAAAATTCCTCATTTTGTCAAGAATGTAATAAATGTATTCCTAAATGTCCTAGTAAATTAGATATACCAAATTTATTAAAGGAAACTCATAACTTTTTAATTGAAAATCCTACAAAAAGATTATGGGGATAA
- a CDS encoding nicotinate-nucleotide--dimethylbenzimidazole phosphoribosyltransferase — translation MYSTELGINFFGNESNKKRQLNKIEILKKNIKNLKIFLIIAGTNTSQIPGISAAGINPKSRRTTALADAEFLLEGASKDHKYKLPLLNAGVTPALISHVCSKLINTYPVIVPLGIGAKPYFNHLVVEDRNLGPSNCLTTGKSMTKERVLNLYEKGLAIGKSLKQPVLIAESVPGGTTTAQAVMEAFGLQVSNLVGSSLFKAPRELRRQVIKRGLLNANFKADSDSFDVVAAVGDPFQAFSMGLLIGARLAKQPVILSGGSQMLAVILLVLEFLGEKNKDEFIEDVFIATSGWLVKDNSLNDLVNLINEKYDVKLLGLASPLNFKSSKYKELKDYELGHVKEGVGAGGISLLAFLDGFKNEEIVSLCQQNLEMMKGLGQISLEKDC, via the coding sequence ATGTACAGTACAGAATTAGGGATAAATTTTTTTGGAAATGAATCCAATAAAAAAAGACAACTCAATAAGATAGAAATACTGAAAAAGAATATAAAAAATTTAAAAATATTTCTTATAATTGCTGGCACTAATACATCACAGATTCCAGGAATTTCCGCAGCAGGTATTAATCCAAAATCGAGGCGAACAACTGCTCTCGCAGATGCTGAATTTTTACTTGAGGGTGCTTCAAAAGATCATAAATATAAATTGCCTCTTCTCAATGCAGGAGTAACTCCGGCCCTAATTAGTCATGTTTGTTCAAAGCTGATAAATACTTATCCAGTTATTGTTCCTCTGGGAATAGGAGCAAAGCCTTATTTTAATCATTTGGTTGTAGAAGATAGAAATTTGGGCCCATCAAATTGTCTTACTACTGGTAAATCGATGACTAAAGAGAGAGTTTTAAATCTCTATGAGAAAGGTCTTGCGATAGGAAAATCCTTAAAACAACCAGTTTTAATTGCTGAATCTGTACCGGGGGGCACCACAACTGCTCAGGCAGTAATGGAAGCTTTTGGTTTGCAGGTATCTAATTTAGTAGGGAGTAGTTTATTTAAAGCTCCAAGAGAACTAAGAAGACAGGTAATTAAAAGGGGACTTTTAAATGCGAATTTTAAGGCTGATTCCGACTCTTTTGATGTTGTTGCGGCAGTAGGTGATCCTTTCCAAGCTTTTTCAATGGGTCTATTAATTGGTGCTAGGTTAGCAAAACAACCTGTAATATTGTCTGGAGGAAGTCAGATGTTAGCAGTCATTTTGCTTGTATTAGAATTTTTAGGTGAAAAAAATAAAGATGAATTTATTGAAGATGTTTTTATTGCGACATCTGGGTGGCTTGTGAAAGATAATTCTCTAAATGATTTAGTAAATCTAATTAATGAAAAATATGATGTCAAATTATTAGGTTTAGCCAGTCCTTTAAATTTTAAATCTTCAAAATACAAAGAATTGAAGGATTATGAATTAGGTCATGTAAAAGAAGGTGTAGGTGCTGGTGGAATATCATTGCTTGCTTTTTTAGATGGATTTAAAAATGAAGAAATAGTTTCATTGTGTCAACAAAATCTGGAAATGATGAAGGGCCTAGGTCAAATTTCTTTAGAGAAGGATTGCTGA
- the topA gene encoding type I DNA topoisomerase: MDHTLVIVESPTKAKTIRKFLPPNFEVLASMGHVRDLPKGAAEIPAAVKKEKWSRIGVNTTEDFEPLYIVPKDKKKVVKELKDALKGANQLLLATDEDREGESISWHLLQILKPKIPTKRMVFHEITKKAINKALDQTREIDMELVQAQETRRILDRLFGYELSPLLWKKVAPRLSAGRVQSVSVRLLVRRERERRSFKKASYWGIKASLVKDNITFETKLFSLNGQRISNGSDFDEQTGKLKEGNKSLIIGEEQVNDLLKTFSSEDWLVSKIEKKPSTRKPVPPFTTSTLQQEANRKLRLSARETMRCAQGLYERGFITYMRTDSVHLSEQATRAARECVSSMYGKEYLSNSPRQFNSTARNAQEAHEAIRPAGEVFKTPKETNLTGRDLSLYDLIWKRTVASQMAEARLTMINAEISVGDGLFKSSGKSIDFAGFFRAYVEGSDDPSSSLEQQEIILPNLTTGTCLEVTNKESTFHETKPPARYTEAALVKVLEKEGIGRPSTYASIIGTIVDRGYANISSNTLAPTFTAFAVTALLEEHFPDLVDTTFTAKMESSLDEISSGNLEWLPYLETFYKGKNGLEVKVQKTEGDIDGKAYRQVDFEDLPCVVRIGSNGPWLEGTKIDESGNEIQAKGNLPMDITPGDLDIKQVDQILSGPSDLGTDPKTGEKVFLRFGPYGPYVQLGNNDQDKAKPRRASLPKELKTDDLTLDEALVLLSLPRLLGVHPEGGVVEADRGRFGPYIKWIKNESESENRSLKKEDDVFTVDIKRALEILAMPKMGRGGQEVLKDFGKPKEFKEKIQILNGRYGVYLKCGKTNVSIAKDTDIEKFTIDEAVSLLEEKLKDKKGPILKKTKISNKKTIRKKKS, encoded by the coding sequence TTGGATCACACACTTGTTATTGTTGAAAGTCCCACCAAAGCAAAAACTATAAGAAAGTTTTTGCCTCCTAATTTTGAAGTTCTCGCTTCAATGGGACATGTAAGAGATCTTCCAAAAGGAGCTGCTGAAATACCTGCTGCGGTTAAAAAGGAAAAATGGTCAAGGATAGGAGTTAATACAACAGAAGATTTTGAACCACTTTATATAGTTCCAAAAGATAAGAAAAAGGTTGTTAAAGAGTTAAAAGATGCATTGAAAGGTGCGAACCAGCTATTACTGGCAACTGATGAAGATAGAGAGGGAGAGAGTATTAGCTGGCATCTCTTGCAAATACTTAAGCCTAAAATACCAACTAAGAGAATGGTTTTTCATGAAATCACAAAAAAGGCAATTAATAAAGCTTTAGACCAAACAAGAGAAATTGATATGGAACTTGTTCAGGCGCAAGAAACAAGAAGAATCTTGGACAGGCTTTTTGGATATGAATTATCTCCTTTACTTTGGAAGAAGGTAGCCCCCCGACTATCTGCTGGTCGTGTTCAATCAGTTTCTGTAAGACTTCTTGTTAGGCGAGAGAGAGAAAGAAGATCCTTTAAAAAAGCTAGTTACTGGGGGATTAAAGCTTCCCTAGTAAAAGATAATATTACTTTCGAAACTAAATTATTCAGTTTAAACGGTCAAAGAATTTCTAACGGCTCCGATTTCGACGAACAAACCGGTAAATTAAAAGAAGGAAACAAATCTTTAATAATTGGAGAAGAACAAGTAAATGATTTATTGAAGACTTTTTCCTCAGAGGATTGGTTAGTCTCAAAAATCGAAAAAAAGCCATCCACTCGTAAGCCAGTTCCTCCATTTACAACTAGCACATTACAACAAGAAGCAAATAGGAAGCTTCGTTTGTCTGCAAGAGAAACTATGAGATGTGCACAAGGTCTATATGAGAGAGGTTTCATAACATATATGAGAACTGATTCAGTTCATCTCTCCGAACAAGCCACAAGAGCTGCTAGAGAATGTGTCAGTTCTATGTATGGAAAAGAATATTTATCTAACTCACCAAGACAATTTAATTCAACTGCAAGAAATGCTCAAGAAGCTCACGAAGCTATTAGGCCGGCAGGTGAGGTATTTAAAACACCAAAGGAAACTAATCTAACTGGTAGAGACTTATCACTTTACGATTTAATTTGGAAAAGAACTGTAGCTAGTCAAATGGCGGAAGCTAGGTTAACAATGATTAATGCTGAAATTAGCGTAGGGGATGGATTATTTAAATCGAGCGGAAAAAGTATTGATTTCGCAGGATTCTTCAGAGCTTATGTCGAGGGAAGTGATGACCCAAGTTCATCCCTTGAACAACAAGAAATTATTCTCCCAAACTTAACAACTGGAACATGTCTTGAAGTTACTAATAAGGAATCTACTTTTCATGAAACTAAACCTCCTGCAAGATATACAGAGGCTGCATTAGTTAAAGTTCTTGAAAAAGAAGGGATTGGGAGACCTTCTACCTATGCCAGCATTATTGGGACCATAGTTGATAGAGGTTATGCGAATATATCTTCCAATACTTTGGCTCCAACGTTTACAGCTTTTGCTGTTACTGCTCTATTAGAAGAACATTTTCCTGATCTGGTTGATACTACTTTTACTGCAAAAATGGAATCTTCATTGGATGAAATATCTTCTGGTAATCTTGAGTGGCTACCATACCTAGAAACTTTCTATAAAGGTAAAAATGGTTTGGAGGTAAAAGTTCAGAAAACAGAGGGTGATATTGATGGTAAAGCTTATAGACAAGTTGATTTCGAAGACCTTCCTTGCGTAGTCAGAATAGGCTCTAACGGACCTTGGCTAGAGGGTACAAAAATTGATGAATCTGGTAATGAAATTCAGGCTAAAGGTAATCTTCCAATGGATATTACTCCTGGAGATTTAGATATAAAGCAAGTTGATCAAATTTTAAGTGGCCCATCAGATCTTGGAACTGACCCAAAAACTGGGGAAAAAGTCTTTTTAAGATTTGGCCCTTATGGACCTTACGTACAATTGGGAAATAATGATCAAGATAAAGCTAAACCAAGAAGAGCTTCATTACCCAAAGAGTTGAAAACTGATGATCTAACTCTAGATGAGGCGCTTGTACTTTTAAGTTTACCTAGATTGTTAGGAGTTCATCCTGAAGGAGGAGTTGTTGAAGCTGATAGAGGAAGATTTGGCCCTTACATCAAATGGATTAAAAATGAATCTGAATCTGAAAATAGATCCTTAAAGAAAGAGGATGATGTTTTTACTGTTGATATAAAACGAGCATTAGAAATTCTTGCGATGCCAAAAATGGGTAGAGGTGGTCAAGAGGTACTTAAAGACTTTGGAAAACCGAAAGAATTTAAAGAAAAAATTCAAATATTAAATGGAAGATATGGTGTCTATTTAAAATGCGGCAAAACTAATGTTTCGATTGCCAAAGATACTGACATAGAAAAATTTACCATAGATGAAGCAGTATCTCTTTTAGAAGAAAAACTAAAAGATAAAAAAGGCCCAATTTTAAAAAAAACAAAGATTAGTAATAAAAAAACTATAAGGAAAAAGAAAAGTTAG